Proteins from one Falco cherrug isolate bFalChe1 chromosome 7, bFalChe1.pri, whole genome shotgun sequence genomic window:
- the LOC129736465 gene encoding inverted formin-2-like: MPFHVGCGSALLGNQTAEGGSGRTWHSHPSFPGTSAHVSSPPASSLSSCHTANNNSFSVLLQEVENSHTDLLELPKDLEYVSKAAGINLDIIRTESSTNLKKLLELQRKVLSSNDDVKQQYEKPIQDSIDASRKLEEEFETIERKREELANYLCEDPSKLSLEDIFSTMKTFRDLFIRALKENKDRKEQAAKAEKRKKQLEEEEGKRQKGENGKVIKKGLVKQEEVCVIDALLADIRKGFTLRKTKNRQESDAIPKTLPAESSEETQPGKSIKDPQAAGKQINDKTKQNNDDDRPSESTRPSTTALMEMSGDVTNASDSNQASSKNNAGGGLPPESRTQRPSVSLVEVDGTSQPMPDTMMEQAGSWASLQQSTKSGSIAFSAANVGTGIRFASSSSGTALRDQLRWTNGSISESQDKEHPADGSESYSLVQEPETQLGKTGVDPGSTQPAPCDEAESKEMAKENEDPGTDSLLDTSQEKSFSEEPATDSSCSATLPPGQTHTDREKQRPSGKRRKKKRHSKSYSAEIETDTGDNKTKKGCVVQ; this comes from the exons ATGCCATTCCATGTTGGATGTGGCTCAGCTCTGCTAGGCAATCAAACTGCAGAGGGGGGCAGCGGCAGGACGTGGCACAGCCATCCATCCTTCCCAGGCACTTCTGCCCATGTCTCTTCCCCCCCAGCTTCCTCTCTCAGCTCCTGCCACACAGCAAATAAcaattctttctctgttttgcttcagGAAGTAGAAAACAGCCACACGGACCTACTGGAACTGCCAAAGGATCTTGAATatgtttcaaaagcagcagg AATTAATCTTGATATTATACGCACGGAGTCTAGTACCAATTTAAAGAAGTTGCTGGAGCTTCAGCGAAAGGTCCTATCTTCAAACGACGATGTGAAACAACAGTATGAGAAACCTATCCAG GATAGCATTGATGCCTCCAGAAAGCTCGAAGAAGAATTTGAAACCattgaaaggaagagagaagaactTGCAAATTATCTCTGTGAAGACCCAAGCAAGTTGTCTTTAGAGGACATATTTAGCACCATGAAGACCTTCAGAGATCTCTTCATCCGAGCCCTGAAG GAAaacaaggacagaaaggagCAAGCTGCCAaggcagagaagaggaagaaacagctggAAGAGGAAGAGGGCAAGagacagaagggagaaaatggaaaagtca TTAAGAAGGGGCTGGTGAAGCAGGAGGAGGTGTGCGTCATCGACGCGCTGCTAGCCGACATAAGGAAAGGTTTCACGCTgagaaagacaaagaacagACAGGAGTCGGATGCAATTCCTAAAACCTTGCCTGCAGAGAGCTCAGAGGAGACCCAGCCTG gaaAGAGCATTAAGGATCCgcaagcagcaggaaagcagatcAATGATAAGACCAAGCAAAACAATGATGATGATCGTCCCTCAGAAAGCACTCGGCCCTCAACCACTGCCCTGATGGAGATGAGTGGTGATGTTACAAATGCCTCAGATTCAAACCAGGCATCATCTAAAAACAATGCTGGAGGAGGTTTGCCACCAGAGTCCCGGACTCAAAGGCCCTCAGTAAGCTTGGTGGAAGTTGATGGGACCAGTCAGCCCATGCCAGACACCATGatggagcaggcaggcagctgggcaagCCTCCAGCAGAGCACAAAGAGCGGCTCCATTGCCTTCTCTGCTGCTAACGTGGGCACGGGGATAAGGTTTGCAAGCAGCAGTTCGGGCACTGCTCTGAGAGACCAACTCAGATGGACCAATGGGTCCATCTCAGAGAGCCAGGACAAGGAACACCCAGCTGATGGCTCCGAGAGCTACAGTCTGGTGCAGGAACCAGAAACTCAGTTGGGCAAGACCGGGGTCGACCCTGGCAGCACTCAGCCTGCTCCCTGTGATGAGGCTGAGTCAAAAGAGAtggcaaaggaaaatgaagaccCTGGTACAGACTCACTGTTGGATACCTCTCAAGAGAAGTCCTTCTCGGAGGAGCCAGCCACCGACTCCTCCTGTTCAGCAACACTCCCCCCAGGGCAAACTCACACCgacagggaaaagcagaggcCATCTGGGAAAcgaaggaagaagaagaggcACAGCAAAAGCTACTCAG cagagaTTGAGACTGATACTGGagataataaaacaaaaaaaggttgTGTGGTACAATGA
- the LOC106630951 gene encoding inverted formin-2-like encodes MWTMMPSSSKGVVEPDYASLERLFSVPPTAPKEKTGLKPEKTKEITFIGPKKSLLLSIFLKQFKCSNEEIVAMIQKGDKSKFNADLLKQLLKLLPEDHEINSLKSFKEEKSKLANTDQFYLHLLEVPSYQLQIECMLICEETKILLECLWPKAQAIRTACETLLTSHRLPVFCQLILKVGNFMNYGHHTGDAGGFKISALLRLTETKANQSHVNLLHHILEEAEKNHTDLLQLPRDLDFVSTAAGIHFDVIRAEAGTNFRKLLEIEKRLVLSTDDLKMQHAESVQGSLDASKSLLKEFATIEKKKKELADYLCEEKLSLEDVFSTMKTFRELFLKALQENQEKKEKAAKAEKRKKQLKGEDAKRLKGEYGNSST; translated from the exons ATGTGGACTATGatgccaagcagcagcaagggtgTTGTGGAGCCTGACTATGCAAGCCTGGAGCGACTTTTCTCTGTCCCACCAACAGCACCTAAGGAGAAAACTGGGctaaaaccagagaaaacaaaagag atcACATTCATAGGTCCAAAGAAAAGCCTCCTTCTGAGCATATTTCTGAAGCAATTTAAGTG CTCCAATGAAGAGATTGTTGCCATGATTCAGAAAGGGGATAAATCAAAGTTCAATGCTGATCTGCTGAAGCAGCTACTTAAACTGCTACCTGAAGACCACGAG ATAAATAGCCTGAAAtctttcaaagaagaaaaatcaaaactagCAAACACAGATCAGTTTTATCTCCATCTCTTAGAAGTTCCTAG CTACCAGTTACAGATTGAATGCATGCTGATTTGTgaggaaacaaaaattctgCTGGAGTGTCTGTGGCCAAAAGCACAAGCCATCAGGACAGCCTGTGAAA caCTTCTTACCAGTCACCGACTGCCAGTTTTCTGCCAATTGATTCTTAAAGTTGGAAACTTTATGAACTAT GGGCATCATACTGGAGATGCTGGAGGTTTTAAAATTAGTGCATTGCTCAGactaacagaaacaaaagcaaaccaaagccATGTTAATTTGCTTCACCATATTTTGGAG gaggctgaaaaaaaccacacagatctgctgcagcttcccagaGATCTTGATTTTGTTTCCACGGCAGCAGG AATCCACTTTGACGTTATACGGGCTGAGGCAGGTACCAATTTCAGGAAACTGTTGGAAATAGAGAAGCGTTTGGTTTTGTCGACAGAcgatttaaaaatgcagcatgcAGAATCTGTTCAA GGCAGCCTCGATGCTTCAAAGAGCCTGTTGAAGGAGTTTGCCACCAttgaaaagaagaagaaagaacttGCTGATTAtctttgtgaagaaaaattGTCTTTGGAAGATGTATTCAGCACAATGAAAACCTTCAGAGAGCTCTTCCTCAAGGCCTTACAG GAAAATcaagaaaagaaggagaaagctgcaaaggctgagaaaaggaagaaacagcttAAAGGAGAAGATGCTAAAAGGCTAAAGGGAGAGTATGGAAACAGCAGtacataa
- the LOC102058138 gene encoding inverted formin-2-like, which produces MAGDHIEAVVASQFSCPLGLGRPPHKTMKTPTLRMKKLNWQKLPSNVVRESHSMWASVSSSSEETIEPNYASIEQLFCFPQATPKEKTAAPVKAEPKEITFLDSKKSLNLNIFLKQFKCSNEEVAAMVQNGDRTKFDVEVLKQLLKLLPEKHEIENLKAFKEEKSKLANADQFYLLLLQIASYQLRIECMLICEETTVVLDMIQPKAEAIRRACEDLLNSHRLPLFCQLILKVGNFLNYGSHTGDADGFKISTLLKLTETKANQTRITLLHHILEVPLSSLG; this is translated from the exons ATGGCAGGAGATCATATAGAAGCCGTGGTGGCTTCCCAGTTCAGCTGCCCTCTTGGCTTGGGCAGGCCTCCCCACAAGACGATGAAGACACCAACGCTGAGAATGAAGAAACTGAACTGGCAGAAGCTGCCCTCCAACGTGGTGAGAG AAAGTCATTCAATGTGGGCTtcagtgagcagcagcagtgaggaaaCTATAGAGCCCAATTACGCAAGCATAGAGCAGCTCTTTTGCTTTCCACAAGCAACCCCgaaggagaaaacagcagcaccAGTGAAGGCAGAACCAAAGGAG aTCACATTTTTGGACTCCAAGAAAAGTCTCAATTTGAACATATTTTTGAAGCAATTTAAATG ctccaaCGAAGAGGTGGCTGCCATGGTCCAGAATGGGGACCGGACGAAGTTTGATGTTGAGGTTCTGAAGCAGTTACTGAAGCTGCTGCCTGAAAAGCATGAG ATAGAAAACCTGAAGGCCTTCAAAGAAGAGAAATCAAAACTAGCAAACGCAGATCAGTTTTATCTTCTCCTCCTTCAGATTGCCAG CTACCAGCTGCGCATCGAATGCATGCTGATCTGTGAAGAGACCACTGTTGTGCTGGACATGATTCAGCCAAAAGCTGAAGCCATCCGGAGAGCCTGTGAAG ATCTTCTGAACAGTCATCGCCTCCCACTCTTTTGTCAACTGATTCTCAAAGTTGGAAACTTTCTGAACTAC gGAAGTCACACAGGTGATGCCGATGGGTTTAAAATCAGCACTTTACTCAAACTAacagaaaccaaagcaaaccaaacccgCATTACGCTGCTCCACCATATTCTGGAGGTACCACTATCAAGTCTTGGGTga